The DNA window TCTGCAGTCCGTCTTCGGCTGAGGAAGTGAACGCCGCCCGATCAGAAGGACAAGATGGTTCTTTGGATGATGTCGATGCATTCCAGCAGCTCGTCCTCTTTGATGATGAGGGGAGGGGAAAGGCGGATGATGTCGCCGTGGGTGGGCTTGGCGAGCAGGCCGTTGTCACGGAGACGCAGGCACACCTTCCAAGCATTGTAGTCTGAGGGAATGGATGTAAAACAGGTGAGAAGACTGGAAggtaaaatgttttcttacGAGACCTTTGATCAGAACTGGTCGGTACCGTACCTTTGGTCTCTTTGATGACGACGGCGTTCAGGAGGCCTTTCCCCCTGATGGTCGTCACGATATCTTTGGGTAGTTTTCTCAGCTCGGTCCTCAGCAGCTCTCCCATCCGTTGAGCATTCTCcgccagcttctcctcctccagcacctgCAAACGACAAGTTTCATTTGTGCGAGCGCTGACGGACGAGACGCCTCTGATTCATCAGTCGGGGATAAAAAACTGACCCGAAGTGAAGCCATGGCAACCTGGCAGGCCACGGGGTTGCCTCCAAACGTGGACCCGTGTTCCCCGGGCTTGATGGTGAGCATTATCTCGTCGTCGCACAGCACCGCCGATACCTGAGGAACGCAGAAACCCAGACTCACTGATCCTGCCCGACAGGACTGAACTAGTTCTTAATGAATCCGATCCTAAACCAACAATCTGGGAGGAACTCACTGGGTAAACGCCTCCAGAAAGAGCTTTGCCCAGAATCACCAAATCTGGGCGGACTTCCTCGTGGTCCACGGCCAGTCGCCGTCCGGTCCTCGACAAACCCGTCTGTACCTCATCGGCGATCCACAGCACCTGGATGAAACAGGTGTTTATAGATTTATTGATTTAAGAAAAACTACACACAATACGACACTTTGCTCTTCACCTACCTTGTATTTGGTGCAAAGTTCTCGGACTTTGGTGAGGTAGCCCTGAtcaggaaccaccaccccagctTCCCCCTGGATGGGCTCCACCATGAAAGCTGCAACGTTTGGATCCTGAAGGGCTTTctgagaaaaaacacatttaaattacatgaaCTCAATCGCTTCCTACAacatgttttatcttttttttggcCAACAACAGGTGTTTTCACTGAAACCACCGATGAGTACAAAAAAtgctagaaacaaactttttccccCCGATGAAAGAAACGCCCACCGGCAGATCGACGCCGGCTGGGAACACGTACCTCTAACGCAGGCACATCGTTGAACGGGATGAGCTCGAAGCCGGGCATGTAGGGGCCGAACCCTTCGTAGCTGCTGGGGTCCGTGGAGCTGGAGATGGCGGCCATCGTGCGTCCCCAGAAGTTTCCCTCTGACCGACGGAAGAAATGAAAGTCCTTAAGGGTGCAGCTAATTAGCCTCAGGGTAGGGAGTTAGGCTCAAAGCCAAGGTGTGGTGTACATTTTTGCTGGTTTCATTtgctacgctaatgctaactaaACTGTTGAAAGATCCAAACAAGAGGTTTTGATATTACtgtgaaattacatttaaacttaCCAGCAAATATGATCTTGGCCTTGTTTTTGGGGACGCCCTTCACGTTGTAGGCCCACTTGCGTGCCAGCTTGCAGGCCGTTTCTCCGCCTTCGACACCTGCAACGCAACAAAACGCTCGAATTACCAGTCTGATGAGGAAGACGATGATGATGCGATGTTTCAGGCAGTTACCGTACCTGTATTAATTGGCAGGACTTTATCATAACCGAACAGCCTGGTGATGTATTCCTCGTAGGCTCCCAGCACGTTGTTGTAGAACGCCCTAGAGGTCAGGGTGAGTTTGGAGGCCTGGGCGTTGAGCGCCGCGATGATCTCCGGGTGACAGTGACCCTGGTTCACAGAGCTGTAAGCACTCAGGAAGTCGTAATACCTGGTGCCATCCACGTCCCACACGTAGATCCCTACGGAGACAGGACGCCGGGGGCGTGTCACGCATCATGTACCGAGGAAGAACTGAACGTTACCGCTTCAGGGAGCTCCCTCACCCTTCCCTCGCTCCAAGGCCACAGGCAGCGGGTGGTAATTGTGCGCGCCGTACTTCTCCTCCCGAGCGTAGATTTCCTCTGAGGTGAGCGGGCGTTCCGTGCTCAGCTTGGAGGTGATCACGGAGGCCGATCGCGAGCTAGAATGCACGCTGCGACTGAAGACGGGAGCTGCGCGACTCAGGCCGCGGGCGAAATACAGAATCATCCCTTTCATTATTGCTCGTGGGTTCTGTTTGGAGGAGGAAAGACAAGGTGACTAATCAAAATGGGTTTCAGAGACGAATTAATTCCTACCGATTAATCAGATGCGACAGCAGCAGAACTAAACATTCATGGTTAAAAAAGGCTGACCTCATCATGCCTGATGGAATTCCACGGGCTTTACAGGACTGCTGAACGACACTTCCCTTTCACGTTCAACACAATACAGGCTCTGAACATCACATCATTCATTTATACTGACATTTACTCAGGTGTTTATTAGGGCTTCATGTTAGCTTCTGGCGATAATTTGGCGTTTACTTTATGACTGACAAACAAAAGGCATCGGTGCAGGTACACCCTAACTCCAACAAGGACACGCAAATCTGGACTCAATACTTGCAAAACAAGTTACAGAAGGATgaggtggattttttatttttttttgtaagcaaTCAGAACCAGGAAACTGGTTCCACATGTGCTCCATCAGTCCCGTGTGAACCCCAGTGTGAACGTGGCACATGTAAACCCGATTCCACACCGGGTCTCAACGAGGAGATCTCACAAGGTTAGACTGGGACAGGGGCTGCGTTGTGACGTCACCACGCACACCCCAGAACTCCTCTCGGGTGATAAAGAGACaaattgataaaaaataaataaaaagcgaATTAACGATCCAAACCGTCTCCTCAACGATTCGGAAACGTCTTGTGACGTCACGGTATGGCTGGAGACGCTGGCGAAGCTGTTTCTCATACATGCGCCACCAATTAACCGATGTCAGGCTTAGCttggttagcattagcacacTGGCTTCAatttatttacttacattttacGTCACATTTCCCCTTTACGTAACGCAAACGTAGAAAGTGGAAATCGAACGATACCTGTTATGTCGCCGGAGAGAAGTACACGTCCGAAGCGACCGACCGTGAAGGGATGCGTTGTGAAAGACACCGGATATATATATACCTTTTAAGGGGAGCCGGAGGAGCCTGACGTAAAGGGCGGGCCTACGTCACAG is part of the Antennarius striatus isolate MH-2024 chromosome 21, ASM4005453v1, whole genome shotgun sequence genome and encodes:
- the oat gene encoding ornithine aminotransferase, mitochondrial, whose amino-acid sequence is MKGMILYFARGLSRAAPVFSRSVHSSSRSASVITSKLSTERPLTSEEIYAREEKYGAHNYHPLPVALERGKGIYVWDVDGTRYYDFLSAYSSVNQGHCHPEIIAALNAQASKLTLTSRAFYNNVLGAYEEYITRLFGYDKVLPINTGVEGGETACKLARKWAYNVKGVPKNKAKIIFAEGNFWGRTMAAISSSTDPSSYEGFGPYMPGFELIPFNDVPALEKALQDPNVAAFMVEPIQGEAGVVVPDQGYLTKVRELCTKYKVLWIADEVQTGLSRTGRRLAVDHEEVRPDLVILGKALSGGVYPVSAVLCDDEIMLTIKPGEHGSTFGGNPVACQVAMASLRVLEEEKLAENAQRMGELLRTELRKLPKDIVTTIRGKGLLNAVVIKETKDYNAWKVCLRLRDNGLLAKPTHGDIIRLSPPLIIKEDELLECIDIIQRTILSF